The following proteins are encoded in a genomic region of Paenibacillus sp. FSL R7-0273:
- a CDS encoding glycoside hydrolase family 13 protein: MNPKWWKESVAYQIYPISFKDSNGDGIGDLRGIISKLDYLQDLGVDVIWVCPIYKSPNHDNGYDISDYCDIMKEFGTMADFDLMLREMHARGMKLMMDLVLNHTSHQHPWFIESRSSKDNPKRDYYIWRKGKNGGPPNNWESYFSGSVWELDPQTDEYYLHLYSKYQPDLNWENQVVIDKLHEMVEWWLKKGVDGFRFDAIAHIIKAEGYPDAANPGGTATVRAYEMFSNLEDVHTMLQNLHDKVLYFYDIMTVGETSGLGPEQALDYVGDGRRELNMTFQFEHMNLDCAAPGGGKWDTVPWKLTDLKKIISNWQTVLHKRGWNANYLCNHDQPRSVSRFGNDLFYRVPSAKMLATFIHMQEGTPYIYQGEEIGMTNAAFESIDDYRDVETLNYYEDKRNQGMPEEQIMANIHKKSRDNARTPMQWDDSDEGGFTTGVPWIRVNSNSREINAAAAVKDPDSIYNYYKKLIQLRKKHPVIVYGEYGLLLEEHEEIYAFTRTLENQRLLIILNFFEHEPVFELPAELEAGPAELLISNYPPAKEDDLASLKLRPYEARVYLQHI, translated from the coding sequence GTGAATCCAAAATGGTGGAAAGAAAGCGTGGCCTACCAGATTTATCCGATCAGCTTCAAGGACAGCAACGGCGACGGGATCGGCGATCTGCGCGGCATTATATCGAAGCTGGATTATCTGCAGGACCTGGGTGTGGATGTCATCTGGGTGTGTCCGATTTACAAATCGCCGAACCATGACAACGGCTACGATATAAGTGATTACTGTGACATTATGAAGGAATTCGGGACGATGGCGGATTTTGACCTGATGCTGCGGGAGATGCATGCCCGGGGAATGAAGCTGATGATGGATCTGGTGCTGAACCACACGTCCCACCAGCATCCCTGGTTCATCGAATCACGGAGCTCGAAGGATAATCCGAAACGGGATTATTACATCTGGCGCAAAGGCAAAAACGGCGGTCCCCCGAACAACTGGGAATCCTATTTCAGCGGCTCGGTGTGGGAGCTTGATCCCCAGACGGATGAGTACTACCTGCATCTCTACTCCAAATACCAGCCCGATCTGAACTGGGAAAATCAGGTGGTGATCGACAAGCTGCATGAAATGGTGGAGTGGTGGCTCAAAAAAGGCGTTGACGGCTTCCGGTTCGATGCCATTGCCCACATCATCAAGGCGGAAGGCTATCCGGATGCGGCTAATCCGGGGGGAACAGCGACGGTGCGGGCTTATGAGATGTTTTCCAATCTCGAGGATGTGCACACGATGCTGCAGAATCTGCATGACAAGGTGCTGTACTTCTACGACATCATGACTGTCGGGGAGACTTCGGGTCTTGGGCCGGAGCAGGCGCTGGATTATGTCGGGGACGGGCGGCGCGAGCTGAATATGACCTTTCAGTTTGAGCATATGAATCTGGATTGCGCGGCTCCGGGCGGCGGAAAGTGGGATACCGTGCCGTGGAAGCTCACCGATCTCAAAAAAATCATCAGCAACTGGCAGACGGTTCTGCACAAGCGGGGCTGGAACGCCAATTATCTGTGTAATCATGACCAGCCGCGCTCAGTGTCGCGTTTCGGGAACGACCTGTTCTACCGCGTGCCGTCGGCCAAAATGCTGGCTACGTTCATCCATATGCAGGAGGGCACGCCTTACATCTATCAGGGTGAAGAGATCGGCATGACGAATGCGGCGTTCGAGTCGATTGACGACTACCGGGATGTGGAGACGCTGAATTATTATGAGGATAAGCGCAACCAGGGGATGCCGGAAGAACAGATTATGGCTAATATTCACAAAAAAAGCCGGGACAATGCCCGCACCCCGATGCAGTGGGATGATTCGGACGAGGGCGGGTTTACGACCGGCGTGCCGTGGATCAGGGTCAACTCCAACTCCAGGGAGATCAATGCGGCGGCTGCGGTCAAGGACCCGGATTCGATCTATAACTACTACAAGAAGCTGATTCAGCTGCGTAAAAAGCATCCGGTCATCGTCTACGGCGAATATGGCCTGCTGCTTGAGGAGCATGAGGAGATTTATGCTTTTACCCGGACGCTTGAGAATCAGCGGCTGCTGATTATCCTGAATTTCTTTGAGCATGAGCCGGTATTCGAGCTGCCAGCGGAGCTTGAGGCCGGACCGGCGGAGCTGCTGATCTCCAATTACCCTCCGGCCAAGGAGGATGATCTGGCCTCGCTTAAGCTCCGGCCGTATGAAGCGCGGGTATATTTGCAGCACATATAG
- the nifE gene encoding nitrogenase iron-molybdenum cofactor biosynthesis protein NifE, producing MDPVRKVDFDSEACGSQAPKSKPCPRPKPGEAAGGCSFDGAQITLLPIMDAAHLVHGPIACAGNSWESRGTLSSGPSLSQYGFATDLNDSDIIFGGEKKLKESIDYIAGRFAPPAIFVYSTCVTALIGEDMDAVCKEAGDRLGIPVVPVNSPGFVGSKNLGNRLAGDALLQYVIGTGDPEPEIPLGVNLIGEYNIAGEMWDIEKLMNSAGISVTSRITGDARYKEITWAHHAKVNMVVCSRALLGLAREMEAKYGIPFFEGSFYGAKETTYSLRQMAYLMNDREMERRVDRLTEREESRLAQDLRPYRKMLKGKKAVLYTGGVKSWSVISALKELGVQVVGVGTNKSTEDDVRRIADRVGDDTEYIPEGGASRILKTVRERKADIMIAGGRNMYVAMKEQIPFIDINQERHKAYAGYEGLLRLAKELTYSLANPVWRLAASPAPWDKGVPYDR from the coding sequence ATGGACCCAGTACGAAAAGTCGATTTTGATTCCGAGGCTTGCGGGAGCCAGGCTCCCAAATCCAAGCCGTGTCCGCGGCCGAAGCCTGGTGAAGCAGCCGGAGGCTGCTCCTTCGACGGAGCCCAGATTACCCTGCTGCCGATTATGGACGCTGCCCATCTTGTCCATGGCCCGATTGCCTGTGCCGGGAACAGCTGGGAGAGCAGAGGTACGCTGTCCAGCGGACCTTCGCTGTCCCAATACGGCTTTGCCACAGATCTGAATGATTCTGATATTATTTTTGGCGGGGAAAAAAAGCTGAAGGAGAGCATCGACTATATTGCCGGGCGTTTTGCGCCTCCGGCAATCTTTGTATATTCAACCTGCGTAACCGCACTGATCGGTGAGGATATGGATGCCGTGTGCAAGGAGGCCGGAGACCGGCTTGGCATCCCGGTGGTTCCCGTTAACAGCCCCGGCTTTGTCGGCAGCAAAAATCTGGGCAACCGGCTGGCCGGCGATGCCCTGCTGCAGTATGTCATCGGCACGGGGGACCCGGAGCCGGAAATTCCGCTCGGTGTGAATCTGATCGGCGAATATAATATCGCAGGCGAGATGTGGGACATTGAGAAGCTGATGAACAGTGCAGGCATTTCGGTTACCTCACGCATCACGGGTGATGCCAGGTATAAGGAGATCACCTGGGCGCACCATGCCAAGGTCAATATGGTCGTCTGCAGCCGCGCGCTGCTGGGGCTGGCCAGGGAGATGGAGGCCAAATACGGCATTCCTTTTTTTGAAGGCTCCTTCTACGGGGCCAAGGAGACTACCTATTCCCTGCGTCAGATGGCGTATCTGATGAATGACCGGGAGATGGAGCGGCGGGTGGACCGCCTGACCGAACGGGAGGAGAGCCGTCTGGCCCAGGATCTGCGCCCATACCGTAAAATGCTGAAGGGGAAAAAAGCGGTGCTGTACACCGGTGGCGTCAAAAGCTGGTCGGTCATTTCGGCGCTCAAGGAGCTGGGCGTCCAGGTGGTCGGGGTCGGCACGAACAAAAGCACGGAGGATGATGTGCGGCGGATTGCCGACCGGGTCGGCGATGACACCGAATATATACCGGAAGGCGGCGCAAGCCGGATTCTCAAGACGGTGCGGGAGCGCAAGGCTGACATCATGATCGCCGGCGGCCGCAACATGTATGTGGCGATGAAGGAGCAGATTCCCTTCATCGATATTAACCAGGAGCGGCACAAAGCCTACGCCGGCTATGAAGGTCTGCTGCGGCTGGCCAAGGAGCTGACCTACTCGCTGGCCAATCCGGTCTGGAGGCTTGCGGCAAGCCCCGCCCCGTGGGATAAGGGGGTGCCTTATGACCGTTAA
- a CDS encoding MBL fold metallo-hydrolase, with the protein MVSGRRLPRGGDGIMRKAELKDWEGGILQVSVPMDPPLRWVNSYIVTEPEGGITVIDPGPHTLEAELAWQGVLDELDLSWDHVRQIVVTHHHPDHYGLAGWMQARSGSRVWMSERAHAEARMSWGAEATLNESLPLLFLRHGMPEELVQGVREHLESFLTQVTPQAEVSYIDAAVPLMLGGREWTPVLTGGHAPGHVSLYEAGSGLMFCGDAVLPQISPNVGLQPGSDPQPLQTFLEGLRVLRSLPVRRAFPGHREPFTAWPERADSLLRHHEERLDIAAQLLAGGPQSGFAVCGALFRGRVASAHQLRFAMSEALAHLAELVRRGRAATLTEEPGGPLLFAAAQQL; encoded by the coding sequence ATGGTATCAGGCAGAAGACTTCCGAGAGGCGGTGACGGCATTATGCGTAAGGCGGAGCTCAAGGACTGGGAGGGCGGCATCCTGCAGGTGAGTGTGCCGATGGACCCGCCGCTGCGCTGGGTGAACAGCTATATTGTCACAGAGCCGGAGGGCGGCATAACGGTCATCGACCCGGGTCCGCATACACTGGAAGCGGAGCTGGCCTGGCAGGGGGTGCTGGATGAGCTGGATCTCTCCTGGGATCATGTCCGGCAGATCGTAGTGACCCATCACCATCCCGACCACTACGGGCTGGCGGGCTGGATGCAGGCCCGCAGCGGCAGCCGGGTCTGGATGTCGGAGCGGGCCCACGCCGAGGCCCGCATGTCCTGGGGGGCGGAGGCGACGCTGAACGAGTCGCTGCCGCTGCTGTTCCTCCGGCACGGCATGCCGGAGGAGCTGGTGCAGGGGGTCAGGGAGCATCTGGAGAGCTTCCTGACCCAGGTTACTCCGCAGGCGGAGGTCAGCTATATCGACGCTGCGGTGCCTTTGATGCTGGGCGGCCGGGAGTGGACGCCTGTGCTGACCGGCGGGCATGCGCCGGGCCACGTGTCTTTGTATGAGGCCGGCAGCGGGCTCATGTTCTGCGGCGATGCTGTGCTGCCGCAGATCTCGCCCAATGTCGGTCTGCAGCCCGGCAGCGATCCGCAGCCGCTGCAGACGTTTTTGGAGGGGCTGCGCGTGCTGCGCAGCCTGCCTGTGCGCCGTGCGTTCCCGGGGCACCGGGAACCGTTCACGGCGTGGCCGGAGCGGGCGGACAGCCTGCTCCGGCACCATGAGGAGCGGCTGGACATCGCCGCTCAGCTGCTGGCCGGCGGACCGCAGAGCGGGTTCGCCGTGTGCGGGGCGCTGTTCCGCGGACGCGTGGCCAGCGCGCATCAGCTGCGCTTCGCCATGAGCGAGGCGCTCGCGCACCTGGCGGAGCTGGTGCGCCGCGGCCGGGCGGCTACGCTCACGGAAGAGCCGGGCGGGCCGCTGCTGTTCGCGGCGGCGCAGCAGCTGTAG
- the nifX gene encoding nitrogen fixation protein NifX, with amino-acid sequence MKVAFATDDGIRVNAHFGQSPMFAIYNVTKQGSSLVELRRLPVVLNQDEAGKIESRLEAVGDCTLIFIMQIGASAAARVTRRKIMPVKVPFGSPIEEQVKRLAEMLQGKPPMWLAKVLRAEEEGITEGEEADGTHG; translated from the coding sequence GTGAAAGTAGCATTCGCCACAGATGATGGAATCCGCGTTAATGCCCATTTCGGACAGAGTCCGATGTTTGCAATATACAATGTAACGAAGCAGGGAAGCAGTCTTGTAGAGCTGCGCAGGCTGCCGGTGGTTCTGAACCAGGATGAAGCCGGTAAAATCGAAAGCCGCCTGGAGGCGGTAGGCGACTGCACGCTGATCTTCATTATGCAGATCGGCGCTTCGGCGGCTGCCCGGGTGACGCGGCGCAAGATTATGCCGGTTAAGGTTCCGTTCGGCAGCCCGATCGAGGAGCAGGTCAAGCGGCTTGCCGAGATGCTTCAGGGCAAGCCGCCGATGTGGCTGGCCAAGGTGCTGCGGGCGGAAGAGGAAGGGATAACGGAAGGGGAGGAAGCGGATGGAACCCATGGCTAA
- the nifN gene encoding nitrogenase iron-molybdenum cofactor biosynthesis protein NifN yields the protein MTVNKRKKPASVNPIKIGQSLGAVLALQGCYRAMPLIHGSQGCSAFPKALLTRHFREPIAVQTSALQEMDVIFDANRNLEEALNIVLSKHRPDIIGIVGTELTDVAGVDYVTMLKSYKRERNLRGGLAFSVVLPDFRGSLESGFSATVEAMMDELIQQVGHRGSRTVNTRQITLLPGSFLTPADVMELKEMISAFGFEVIAVPDISTSLSGHLLTGFSPLTRGGVPLDSMLQSLQSGLTIAVGASMERPARRLHNALGTPYKVFSGAMGLKASDELLHFLHQISGEPVPLRYCWQRENLLDSMLDAHFQFAGMSAVAALEPDHLYSVSGWLEELGVEQKALISSFETPVVDGMEREVWVGDLDDAEVLGKGADLWISNSHGISGAARIGAAFMPAGFPVWNELGAYMSVSVGYRGAMEWSNKAGNLLMQREAGHRESSIRHR from the coding sequence ATGACCGTTAACAAACGGAAGAAGCCGGCGTCGGTTAATCCGATCAAGATCGGCCAGTCGCTGGGGGCTGTGCTGGCCCTGCAGGGCTGCTACCGGGCCATGCCGCTGATCCACGGCTCACAGGGCTGTTCAGCGTTCCCAAAGGCGCTGCTCACCCGGCATTTCCGTGAGCCGATAGCGGTGCAGACCTCGGCGCTGCAGGAGATGGATGTTATTTTTGACGCCAACCGCAATCTGGAGGAGGCGCTGAATATTGTGCTGAGCAAGCATCGTCCCGATATTATCGGCATCGTCGGAACGGAGCTGACCGATGTCGCCGGAGTCGATTATGTGACGATGCTCAAGAGCTACAAGCGGGAGCGGAATCTGCGCGGAGGACTCGCCTTCTCTGTAGTCCTGCCTGATTTCCGGGGTTCACTTGAGTCGGGCTTCAGTGCGACGGTGGAGGCGATGATGGACGAATTGATCCAGCAGGTCGGGCACCGGGGCTCAAGAACCGTGAATACCCGCCAGATTACACTGCTTCCCGGATCATTCCTGACTCCCGCAGATGTAATGGAGCTGAAGGAGATGATCTCTGCCTTCGGGTTTGAGGTCATTGCCGTTCCGGATATTTCGACTTCGCTGTCCGGACATCTGCTGACCGGCTTCTCCCCGCTGACCCGGGGCGGGGTGCCGCTGGACTCGATGCTGCAGAGCCTGCAGTCCGGGCTGACGATTGCCGTCGGTGCCAGCATGGAGCGGCCGGCCAGAAGGCTGCATAACGCACTGGGCACGCCCTACAAGGTGTTCAGCGGAGCGATGGGCCTGAAGGCTTCGGATGAGCTGCTGCATTTCCTGCATCAGATCAGCGGCGAGCCGGTTCCGCTGCGCTACTGCTGGCAGAGGGAGAATCTGCTCGACAGCATGCTGGACGCGCACTTCCAGTTCGCCGGCATGTCCGCTGTTGCCGCGCTTGAGCCGGACCATCTGTATTCAGTATCCGGCTGGCTGGAGGAGCTCGGTGTAGAGCAGAAGGCGCTTATTTCTTCTTTTGAAACACCGGTTGTAGATGGCATGGAGCGCGAGGTATGGGTTGGCGATCTGGATGATGCCGAGGTGCTCGGCAAAGGCGCCGACCTGTGGATCAGCAATTCGCACGGGATCAGCGGTGCAGCCCGCATAGGAGCTGCATTTATGCCCGCCGGCTTCCCGGTCTGGAACGAGCTTGGGGCATATATGTCCGTATCGGTAGGCTACAGGGGAGCTATGGAATGGAGCAACAAGGCAGGGAATTTGTTAATGCAGAGGGAGGCTGGACACCGTGAAAGTAGCATTCGCCACAGATGA
- a CDS encoding class I SAM-dependent methyltransferase yields MGEWYEKSFGEDYLIVYRHRDFCGARHEVEKMIGWLELPEGSKVLDLCCGMGRHSLALAEAGFEVTGVDLSEVLLREARAQEGAEQVTWLRSDMRELPLDGGFDAVVNLFTSFGYFEEDEEQIKVLREICRMLKPEGKFIIDFLNPSYVIRQLVPHSTREDGDILIDESRRIEDGYVKKDIVLTSKGDDTPRKYHERVKLYPLDAFKQLLAAAGLQLEAVHGSYDEEEYDEEHSKRMIFVGIRP; encoded by the coding sequence ATGGGTGAATGGTATGAAAAAAGCTTTGGTGAGGATTATCTCATAGTGTACCGGCACAGGGATTTCTGCGGGGCCCGGCATGAGGTGGAGAAGATGATCGGCTGGCTGGAGCTGCCGGAAGGCTCGAAGGTGCTGGATTTGTGCTGCGGCATGGGCCGCCATTCGCTGGCGCTGGCCGAAGCCGGCTTTGAGGTGACCGGTGTCGATCTGTCCGAGGTTCTGCTGCGTGAAGCCCGTGCCCAGGAGGGTGCGGAGCAGGTGACCTGGCTGCGTTCCGATATGCGGGAGCTGCCGCTTGACGGCGGCTTTGACGCGGTCGTTAATCTGTTTACCTCCTTTGGCTACTTTGAGGAGGATGAGGAGCAGATTAAGGTGCTGCGCGAAATCTGCAGAATGCTGAAGCCGGAAGGCAAATTTATTATAGATTTTCTTAATCCGTCCTATGTGATCCGTCAGCTTGTGCCGCACTCCACCCGCGAAGACGGGGATATTCTGATTGATGAGTCCCGGCGGATCGAAGACGGCTATGTCAAAAAGGATATCGTCCTCACCTCCAAAGGGGACGATACGCCCCGTAAATACCATGAGCGGGTAAAGCTGTACCCGCTGGATGCGTTCAAACAGCTGCTTGCCGCCGCGGGGCTGCAGCTTGAGGCCGTCCACGGCAGCTATGATGAAGAGGAATATGACGAGGAGCATTCCAAGCGGATGATCTTTGTCGGCATCCGTCCGTAG
- a CDS encoding homocitrate synthase/isopropylmalate synthase family protein produces the protein MKSLKLCDTTLRDGEQAAGVSFTRAEKLEIAKLLSECGVEQAEVGIPAMGRREQEDIAAIAELGLPMRLMTWNRSAPGDIDKARSTGVDWAHVSIPVSGIQLQGKLGLTETEGLSKLLHAAEYGLSHGMTVSVGMEDSSRADMKFLARLVNALYKEGIRRFRYADTVSAHHPGQMAGRIQSLLGAVPADVELEVHCHNDFGLAVANTLSGVAAGAVWASTTVAGIGERTGNAAMEEVAMAWRHLYGGGCGVRLDLLKGLADMVIAASGRNVGDAKPIVGQLAFTHESGIHVDGLMKEKATYQTFDPAEVGRAHRFVLGKHSGSGGVAHVLEQRGLEISPETAGRLLERVRDYAEARKSNVPEAMLLQWLREEQQRAQNAV, from the coding sequence GTGAAAAGTCTCAAGCTATGCGACACGACACTGAGGGACGGGGAACAGGCGGCTGGAGTATCATTCACGCGGGCGGAAAAGCTGGAAATCGCAAAGTTGCTGTCGGAATGCGGCGTAGAACAGGCAGAGGTGGGTATCCCTGCCATGGGCAGGCGGGAACAGGAGGACATCGCGGCCATCGCTGAGCTGGGCCTGCCGATGAGGCTGATGACCTGGAACCGCTCGGCCCCGGGCGATATTGACAAGGCGCGGAGCACCGGCGTGGACTGGGCCCATGTGTCCATTCCAGTCTCGGGGATCCAGCTGCAGGGCAAGCTGGGGCTGACTGAGACGGAAGGGCTGAGTAAGCTGCTGCATGCAGCAGAGTATGGGCTAAGCCACGGCATGACGGTATCGGTCGGCATGGAGGACTCATCCCGGGCGGATATGAAGTTTCTGGCCCGGCTGGTTAATGCGCTATACAAGGAAGGCATACGCCGGTTCCGCTATGCCGACACGGTATCGGCCCATCATCCGGGGCAGATGGCCGGGCGGATTCAGAGTCTGCTCGGTGCGGTTCCTGCCGATGTGGAGCTGGAGGTGCACTGCCACAATGATTTCGGGCTGGCCGTGGCCAACACCCTGAGCGGCGTAGCCGCCGGTGCGGTCTGGGCCAGCACTACAGTAGCCGGTATCGGGGAGCGCACCGGCAATGCGGCCATGGAGGAAGTCGCCATGGCCTGGCGGCATTTGTACGGCGGCGGATGCGGCGTGCGGCTGGACCTGCTCAAGGGGCTGGCGGATATGGTCATTGCGGCCTCCGGGCGCAATGTCGGTGACGCCAAGCCGATTGTGGGACAGCTCGCGTTCACGCATGAGTCCGGCATTCATGTGGACGGGCTGATGAAGGAGAAGGCAACGTACCAGACATTTGATCCGGCCGAGGTCGGCCGGGCCCACCGCTTCGTGCTGGGCAAGCATTCCGGCAGCGGCGGGGTGGCGCATGTGCTGGAGCAGCGCGGCCTTGAGATCAGCCCGGAGACGGCAGGCCGGCTGCTGGAGCGGGTCCGGGATTACGCCGAGGCCCGCAAAAGCAATGTGCCGGAGGCCATGCTGCTCCAGTGGCTGAGAGAGGAGCAGCAGCGGGCGCAGAATGCGGTGTGA
- a CDS encoding DUF269 domain-containing protein, whose protein sequence is MEPMANESPAALEGAYSDNVLQKRRSRPGRKAVDQEMADALVRRLCGLLDAEDFFGRYAALTPGEKLAQQFLASAKDQSQSEFNCAVSPKVRQQVPLLFQAAAGVIEERSGTLIQSTAEINGEGFGRGLLYSGRVILVLKSLRAGFPFPFTSEEKVIRYGVECAEEGLAFLAKYREVTALHGLMSLEG, encoded by the coding sequence ATGGAACCCATGGCTAATGAAAGCCCGGCTGCATTGGAAGGGGCCTATTCGGACAATGTGCTCCAGAAACGCCGCAGCCGGCCGGGCCGTAAGGCTGTTGATCAGGAGATGGCGGATGCGCTGGTCCGGCGGTTATGCGGTCTGCTTGATGCGGAGGATTTCTTCGGACGGTATGCAGCATTGACGCCCGGGGAGAAGCTTGCACAGCAGTTTTTGGCCTCTGCCAAGGACCAGAGCCAGTCCGAATTCAACTGTGCGGTCTCGCCCAAGGTGCGCCAGCAGGTGCCGCTCCTGTTCCAGGCTGCAGCCGGAGTAATCGAGGAGCGGAGCGGGACGCTGATCCAGAGCACGGCCGAGATTAACGGGGAGGGCTTTGGCCGGGGGCTGCTGTACAGCGGCCGGGTTATCCTCGTACTGAAAAGCCTGCGCGCGGGCTTTCCGTTCCCGTTCACGTCAGAGGAAAAGGTTATCCGGTATGGAGTGGAGTGTGCCGAGGAGGGGCTGGCTTTTTTGGCCAAATACAGGGAAGTAACCGCTTTGCACGGCTTGATGAGCCTGGAGGGCTAA
- a CDS encoding Cof-type HAD-IIB family hydrolase: MTTDKKTIFFDIDGTIYDEDKNVPASTREAIAELQRRGHNVVIATGRGAYMFKELREELGIDSFVSLNGQYVVYKGKVIYTNRLETEVLKELTLFADKNDHPVAYIDATDMKVNTAEHVNIVTSIGSLKLAFPTYDAEYFLLNDIYQAIIFCPQESQAAYEEAYPELKFVRWHPLGMDVLPGNGSKANGIAKMLEILGVDKADVYAFGDGLNDLEMLSYVGHGIAMGNAEEEVKAAAAYVTRHVSEDGIYEGLKMVGLL, translated from the coding sequence ATGACAACAGATAAGAAGACGATTTTTTTTGATATTGACGGAACGATCTATGATGAAGATAAAAATGTGCCTGCTTCCACCAGAGAGGCGATTGCCGAGCTGCAGCGGCGTGGACATAATGTCGTTATTGCGACGGGCCGCGGTGCTTATATGTTCAAGGAGCTGCGTGAAGAGCTGGGAATTGACTCCTTTGTCTCCCTCAACGGCCAGTATGTGGTCTACAAAGGCAAGGTAATCTATACCAACCGGCTGGAAACGGAGGTGCTGAAGGAGCTGACCCTGTTCGCTGATAAAAATGACCACCCGGTTGCTTATATCGACGCTACGGATATGAAGGTCAATACAGCTGAGCATGTGAACATCGTGACCAGCATCGGCTCGCTGAAGCTGGCTTTTCCAACCTATGATGCGGAGTATTTTTTGCTGAACGATATTTACCAGGCGATCATCTTCTGTCCGCAGGAGAGCCAGGCCGCCTATGAAGAAGCCTACCCGGAGCTCAAATTTGTCCGCTGGCACCCGCTGGGGATGGACGTACTGCCGGGTAACGGCTCCAAGGCCAATGGCATTGCCAAGATGCTCGAAATCCTCGGTGTGGACAAAGCGGATGTGTACGCGTTCGGCGACGGTCTGAATGATCTGGAGATGCTCAGCTATGTCGGCCATGGCATTGCCATGGGCAACGCCGAGGAGGAAGTAAAGGCGGCTGCGGCCTATGTCACCAGGCACGTCAGCGAGGACGGGATTTACGAGGGGCTCAAAATGGTGGGGCTGCTGTAG
- a CDS encoding HesA/MoeB/ThiF family protein — MEQLAGGVELERYARQLKLLGESGQQALKEATVMVAGIGGLGGTAALYLAAAGVGRLILAHEGNILPPDLNRQILMDSGSLGMERISTAAAQLKRLNPHVDIEGYNAKIEYEQAKPWVERADIVIDARYDFPERYALNRLCVDTATPMVEAAMYGFEISLTTVIPGQTPCLECLYPDLQPQWEPFGFPVLGATSGIAGCLAALEAIKWITGVGTTYAGVMHRFSSLDFACYSVTITRNPNCACCGEGGKP, encoded by the coding sequence ATGGAGCAGCTTGCCGGAGGAGTTGAGCTTGAACGGTATGCCCGGCAGCTGAAGCTGCTCGGAGAGAGCGGACAGCAGGCGCTCAAGGAAGCGACGGTTATGGTGGCCGGAATAGGCGGGTTAGGAGGGACGGCTGCGCTGTATCTGGCAGCGGCAGGTGTCGGCAGGCTTATCCTGGCGCATGAAGGAAACATTCTGCCGCCGGATCTCAACCGGCAGATTCTGATGGACAGCGGATCTCTGGGGATGGAGCGGATCAGTACGGCAGCAGCGCAGCTGAAACGTCTTAATCCGCATGTGGACATTGAGGGCTACAATGCCAAAATTGAATATGAACAGGCCAAACCGTGGGTGGAGCGGGCGGATATCGTCATTGATGCCCGGTATGATTTTCCCGAGCGGTATGCCTTAAACAGGCTGTGTGTTGATACGGCTACCCCGATGGTGGAGGCTGCGATGTACGGCTTTGAGATTTCACTTACCACTGTAATTCCGGGCCAGACCCCCTGTCTGGAATGCCTGTACCCGGATTTGCAGCCCCAGTGGGAGCCGTTCGGGTTCCCGGTTCTCGGTGCAACCTCCGGAATTGCCGGTTGTCTGGCAGCGCTGGAAGCCATAAAATGGATTACAGGGGTAGGGACAACTTATGCGGGCGTAATGCATCGCTTCAGCTCACTCGACTTCGCCTGTTATAGCGTCACTATTACCCGTAATCCGAATTGCGCTTGCTGCGGAGAAGGAGGTAAACCGTGA